GAAGCGACGATCAGGAACGCGACGTTGGCGATCAAGGTGCCGGCAGGAACGCCTACCTGGACCAGGGAGCCGTAGAAGCCACGGCGGGCGGAGGGAGCATGCTCAACGGTCATGAGTACCGCGCCGCCCCATTCGCCGCCCAAAGCCAGGCCTTGGATGACGCGTAGCAAGAGCAGCAACAGTGGCGCCATGATGCCGATGCTGTTGTAGTCAGGCAGCAAGCCGATGGCGAAGGTTGCCGCTCCCATGGTGAGCAGGGAGATCAGGAGCATGGACTTGCGGCCGAGCCGGTCACCGAAGTGGCCGAAGATGATGGCGCCCACCATGCGCGCAATGTAGGCGGAGGCGAAGGTGCCGAAGGCCAGCATGGTGCCGACGATCGGGTCGAAGCTGGGGAAGAAGATCTTGTTGAAGACCAAGGCGGACGCTGTTCCGAACACGAACAGGTCGTACCACTCGACAGTGGTGCCGATGACGCTGGCGAGGGCAATTTTGCGCATCTTGGCCAGGTCAAGCCTGGCTGCGGACGCGGAGGCGGCATTTACCGTTTGGGCCATGAGAAGCTCCAGATGAGTGTGGGGGCGAGTGCCCGGGTGAGGATGCAGATAACTATCCTGTGTTGCGTAACACACTTCAATGGCTGAATTTCCAGCAAAAAAAGGCAGAAAATGTGTGTTCACACAATGGCTGCTTTCCTGTGTTGCAGTCCTCAGCCTGAAGCCCGGCCCAGCATCAGGCCCAGGCCACCACCAGCCGGGCCGCTTGCGCCGGCACGGCCAGATCGATGCCCGTGAGCTCCTGGAAACGGTTCAGCCGGTTGAGGATGGTGTTCCGGTGGCAAAACAATTCCTGCGCCGTGGTGGTGATGTTGCCCGTGTGGAGGAAATTGCGCACCGTCTCGGTCAGCCGCTCGCGCTCGCCGTCGCGGCACTCCGAGAGGGCGGACTCAAGATCGGCCCAAAGATCCAGGCCCGCGTCCTGGAGTTGCTGCTTGGCGAGCCGGGCCCACGCTGCTGCGGCGGTCAACGGACCTCGGTCCGCCGGGTGGAGCAGCAAAGCGAGGCGCTCTGCCGTCCGGGCTGCGGACGGGAGGGAGCGCAGGCCCGAAAATCCTTCGACATAACCGCAAGGTATTCCGGTGATGGCAGCTGGAATGTAGGCAGGTCCTGCCCCGCCAGAACCTGCGCCTTGGGCCCGGGGCAATGCCCAGAACACGTAGGTGCTGCCGCCGAATTCGTGGACGTAGAGCCGTTGGGACGGTTGGAGCCAGCCCCCTTGGGTGGCGATCGTCCGCAGTTTCGAAGCTGCGTCCCCACTCGCTGCCACGATGGAGAACCTTGCTTCCGGGTCCGTGACGAGGGCCGCCGCGGCCTGGCTGATGGTGTCTGCCGATAGCTCGGACTTGCTGAACAGCCGGGCGATGAACTCCCGGCGGATGTTTGATTCCTCCTGGGCCATGCGGACCCGCTCGCTCGAATAGCTGGAATGGGTTTGGGTGGCAAACTCATCCACCACGCGCCACACCTGGTCCACATGGGACGTCAGGAGCACTGCGTCCTCCGCATCGGCGATTTGCAGGAGATCTGCCCAGAGAATGCTGAAATCCAGGCGTACAGCTGAAATCAGGGCCTCTGGCGAAATGCCGGCACGCGCCCGTTTGGCACCCAGTTCCGAGGCGAAGCGCGCCAGCGAATCCTGGCTGCCGTGGGAGTTCGAATGGCGGAACTTCTCGTCCCGCAGTCCGTCGATGAGGCGCCGGAAAGTTTCACGTGCCGTGTTCCGCAACTCCGGCAAGCTCACCCTGTTGTCGGCATATTCGGGGATCTCCTGGACGCGCGTCACGAAGAGCTCGACAAGTTCCTCCAGCCGCCCGTGCAGCCCTTCCACGAGCTCTCCCCAGCGTGAGGCGTCACCAGCCCTCTCTGTATTGTGCATTCACACATTCTAAGGGCAATATTCCGTGGCGCGGAGCTAGTTTTTTTGGGCGGATCTACTGGCACTATGGGAGTAGTCACTGCCGAGTGAGGCCAATCACAACCGGCGGTTCCCCAGTTTTCACGGTATCGTTCGAATCTTTTGGAGTAATCATGGCCAGCAGAGCAGGCAGCGCCCCCACGCATCTGACTCCCGGGACGCCCCGCACAGTCGACGAGAGGGTCACCAGGAAGGTCGCCCTCGCCGCCCTCGTAGGCACAGCGCTGGAGTGGTACGACTTCTTCCTCTTCACCACCGCAGCGGCCTTGGTGTTCAACGCCCAATTCTTTGTCTCGCAGGATCCATTCGTGGCGGCGATGGGCTCTTTCGCCACCCTCGCCGTCGGGTTCGTCGCCCGTCCCATCGGTGGATTCATCTTCGGCGCCCTCGGCGACAAAGTAGGCCGGAAGAAGATCCTGATGGTCACCATCGTCGGAATCGGCGTCGTCACCGGCCTGATCGGCTTGCTGCCGAACTACATGACGATTGGCCTGGCCGCCCCCATCCTCCTGGTGGCCCTGCGGATCGTCCAAGGGCTCGCCGTCGGTGGCGAATGGAGTGGCGCGGTGATCATCGCCGTCGAAAACGCGCCAGTTGCCAAGCGGGCCCGTTACGCGGCGCTGCCGCAGATCGGCTCTCCGATCGGGACCATCCTGTCCTCGGGAGGCTTCTTCGGCATGCTCTTCCTGGTGGGCCAGAATAGCTTCGATGCGTGGGGCTGGCGCATCCCGTTCATTGCAGCCATCCCGCTCCTGGCCATCTCCATGTGGATCCGCAGCAGGCTCAGCGAGTCGCCCGAATTCGAAGCACTCATGGAATCCGGCGAGACCGAGCATGCCCCTATTCGCGGCGTGCTGAGGAACAGCTGGCGCCAAATCCTGGTGGGCATGTGTTCGGCACTGCTCGGCATCGGCGGCTTTTACCTCATCACCAGCTTCGTGGTCTTCTACGGCACCAAGGTCCTGAAACTCCCGTCCGAGCTGCTTCTCCTGGGCACCCTCCTCGCGGCCGCGCTCGAAATCGGGGCCCTGGTCTGGGCCGGCAGAATGGGCGAAAAGTTCGGTGCCAGCAAAGTCATCTTGTGGGGTGGCGTGGCCTCGGCCATCATTGCGGTCCCTGTCTTCCTTGCCATTGACAGCCGCAACCCCGTCCTGGTGGTCGTCGGCATGATGATCGGCGTCGCCGTCCTCTCCATCCCGTATGCCGTCTCGGGCACGGCGTTGACGGCACTGTTCGCCACCAGGGTCCGCTACACCGGCGTCGCCATCACTTCCAATACCGCAGGCGTCATCTCCGGTTTTGTGCCGCTGATCGCCACGGCGCTGGTGGCCGCCAATGGCAACTCGTATTGGCCGGGCGCCATCATTCTCCTGGTTGTTTCCGTACTGACCGCACTGTCCGGCATCTTCCTGCCCGGACTGAGCATCAAAGAAGAAGGAATGAAGCATTGAGCACCATTACAGCAGGCCACCTCATCGTCGAGCAGCTTGAACGCGCAGACATCAAACGGGTCTACGGCGTCCCCGGCGAGAGCTATCTGGACGTCCTGGACGGACTCCACGACTCGTCGATCGAGACCATCGTGACCCGCCACGAAGGCGGAGCAGGTTTCATGGCGCTGGCCGAGGGCCGCCTCACCGAACTCCCCGGCGTCGCCATGGTGACGCGCGGCCCCGGCGCCGCCAACGCGTTCATCGCCATCCATACGGCGCACCAGGACGCGACACCCATGATCCTGTTCGTGGGCCTCATCCCCGTGGCGGACCGCGGCCGGGAATCCTTCCAGGAATTCGACATCAACGCCTGGTTCGGCAGCACCGCCAAGAAAGTCGTGACTCTCGACGACGCCGCGTCCGCCGCACGCGTAGTGGATGATGCCATCTTCACCGCCTTGAGCGGACGCCCGGGCCCTGTAGTCATCGGGCTGCCGGAGGACGTCTTGGTTCACGCGATCAACGAAGACACAGTGGAGCCGCGTCGCGTCTCGCGTTCCGGTCCCTCAGTGGCGGCCTTGGCCGAACTGGAAACGCGTCTCGCCGGAGCCGCCAAGCCGCTCATCGTGGTGGGTGGCGAAGGTTGGACCCAGGAATCCGGGGCCGCGCTGGCCGCCTGGGCGGCACGCCACAGCGTCCCGGTCGTGGCGGATTTCCGCGCCTACGACGCCGTCCCGCACAGCAGCGAGTCTTACGCCGGCTTCCTGGGATACGGCCGCAGCGACGCCACCGCGGCACTTCTGGACGACGCGGATCTCCTCATTTTCCTCGGTTGTGTCCGCGGCGACGTCCTCTCCGATGGCTACACCCGCGGCCTCAAGGCCACCACGGTGGTGATCAACCCGGACCCAGATCTCCTCGGCCACTTCGGCCAAGTTGATCAGCACATGACCGCCGACGTCTCGGCCTTCTCGCTTGCCATCGCGGACACGGACTCGGCCGTGCGGCCCGTCGCAGGCTGGTTCCAGGATGCCCGGGCAAATTACCTCAAGTTCTCCTCGGCCCAAGCTGACGGGGTCCTCGGAGTGGACACAAACACAGTGGATCTCGGCGTCGTGATGGAGATCCTCAAACAAGAGATGGACGACGACGCCGTCCTCACCTTCGGCGCGGGCAACCACGCCCTGTGGCCGGCCCGCTACCTGAAGCACAACAGCGCCAACTCCCTGGCCGCTCCCCGCAACGGAGCCATGGGCATGGGAATCCCGGCCGCCGTTGCTGCGTCCCTGGCCTACCCTGGCCGACAGGTCATCTCGGTGGCCGGCGACGGCTGCTTCATGATGAACGGTCAGGAAATCGCCACGGCCATGGGCCACGGCGCGCAGTTCGTCGTACTGGTGGTGGACAACGGCATCTTCGCCACCATCCGCGAGCACCAGGAAGCCCACTACCCGGGCCGCCCGTCCGGCACGCACATGACCAACCCGGACTTCGCGGCCCTGGCCCGCTCATACGGCGGCTACGGCGAGCGCGTGGACAGGGCGGAGGACTTCGCTGCAGCGTTCCGCCGCGCGGTCGACTCCGGCCTCCCGGCCGTATTGCACCTCCCGCAGGACCCGACCACCCGTTCCCCCAAGAGCAACTGACTGGAGCCCCACGTGATCACGCTCAAGAACATCATCAATGGCCAAGCGGTGGACGCCCCGGCGAGCCTGCCCTTCTTCGATCCCAGGACAGGTAACCAGATCGGCACGGCCCCGGATAGTGACGCAGCCGCCGTCGACCTCGCCTTCCAATCCGCAGCCGCAGCTTTCAAGAGTTACAAGCGCACGACGCCGGGCGAGCGCCAGGGCCTTGTGTTGCAGCTCGCGGACCTCATTGAAGCCAACGTGGACCGGCTCCTGGACGCCGAAGTGGCGTGCACGGGAAAGCCGCGTGCCGTGACCCGCGAACTGGAGATCCTGCGCGGCGCCGACCAATTGCGCTTCTTCGCCGGAGCTTGCCGCGTGGTGTCCGGTACCGCGTCCACAGAGTACGTGCAGGGCTTCACGTCCACAGTCCGACGCGAACCGCTGGGGGTGGTCGCGCAGATTACTCCGTGGAACTACCCGTTCATGATGGCCATCTGGAAGATCGGGCCGGCGTTGGCGGCGGGAAACACGCTGGTTTTGAAGCCAGCGGACACCACCCCTTGGTCCACCGTGATCCTGGGCGAGTTGGCCCAGCAAGTGTACCCGGCCGGCGTCGTGAACATCGTCTGCGGAGGCCGTGAAGCCGGTGCCGCGATGGTGGACCACGAGATCCCCGAGATGGTGTCGATCACTGGTTCCACCCGGGCGGGCGCCCAGGTCATGTCCGCTGCGTCCAAGACGCTGAAGGATGTCCACTTGGAGCTGGGCGGAAAGGCGCCGGCGATCGTTTTCGCCGACGTCGATATCGCCCGCACTGCGCAGGAAATTGCCCTGAGCGCATTCTTCAACGCAGGCCAGGACTGCACCGCCGTGACCAGGGTGCTCGTTCACGCGGACATTCACGCCGAGTTCGCCAAGGCCCTCGGCGCTGCGGCCGCCGCGCTGGCCCTCGGGGATGACGCCTCGGACCTCGGGCCGCTGAACAGTGCCGCGCAGCTTGAGCGCGTGGAAGGCTTCATGACCCGGCTTCCGGCCAACGCCACCGTCCTGTCGGGCGGCAAGCGCACCGGCGCGGGGTACTACTTCGAACCGACAGTGATCGACGGCGTCTTCCAGACTGATGAGGTGGTGTGCGACGAGATCTTCGGCCCCGTGCTCACAGTCCAGCCTTTCACCACCGAGGAAGAAGCGCTTGAGTTGGCGAACGGAACCAAGTACGCGCTGGCTTCCAGCGTTTGGTCCGAAAACCACGGAGTGGTCACCCGCGTGTCCAATGAGCTCGACTTCGGCGCGGTGTGGATCAATTGCCATCAAGTCATTCCGGCCGAGGCGCCGCATGGTGGTTTCAAGCACTCCGGCACGGGCAAGGACCTCTCCGTCTTCGGGCTGGAGGACTACACCCGGATCAAGTCCGTCACCACCTCGCACCGCTAGGCCATTGGTATGAAACTCGATCTGCTCCTGCGCAATGCGGACATCATCACCATGGACCCGGACCGTCCCAGCGCCCGCACGCTGGGAGTCTGGCGGGGCCTCGTGGTGGGACTCGATGAAGACGTGGATGACCTCGCAGCCGCAGAGATCCTCGACCTCGGCGGCGCCACCGTCACGCCCGGCTTCATCGACGCCCACTGCCACACCACGTGGTTCGGGCTGGGACTGGCCGAGCTGGATGTGTCGAAGGCGCGGGGGCTGGAGGAGTTGTACGCGCTGCTGGAGGGTGCCGGCCCGGCTTCCGGCGCCGACGCCGGGGCTGGCGTCGAGGCGGAGTCGTGGCTCATGGCCACGGGCTTCAGCCAGCAGCGGCACGGCGGCGAGTTCCCGGACATCCGGGAACTTGACCGCATCACGGGCGACCGGCCGCTTTTCATGCGGCACAACTCCGGGCACATGGCCGTCGTCAACACAGCCGCACTGCGGCTGGCAGGTGCTGAATCGCCGTCGTACGCAGATCCTGACGGCGGCGTGATCGTCCGCGACGCGGCGGGACGTCCCACGGGACTCGTGCAGGAAACGGCACAGGCACTGATCCAGCAGTTGATCCTGCCGTATTCGGTCAGCGAGATCGAGGCGGCGCTGGAGCGTGCCACGCGCCACTACGCCTCCGAAGGCATCACGAGCTTCACCGAGGCGGGCGTGGGCGGCGGCTGGATCGGGCACAGCCCGGTGGAGCTAGCCGCCTACCAACGGGCCGCGGCAAACGGTAAGCTCCATGCGCGCGCCCAGGTGATGCCCGTGCTGGACGTTTTTCACCGGCTAGACGGCCATGGCGACGACGGTTCCGGTCCCGGTGCCATTGGCCTGGATTTGGGCATGACCAGCGGATTCGGCGACGAATACCTCTCCCTGGGCCCAGCCAAGGTCTTCCTGGACGGCTCGCTCCTCGGCGAAACCGCCGCGGTCAGCCATGAATTCTGCAGCCACGGGCAGAAGGACAACAGCGGCAACAGGGGCTACTTCCAAGCCGAACCCGCGCTCCTGCGGGAACGGATCGAGGCTGCCTACGCTGCCGGATGGTCGATTGCGGCGCATGCCATCGGAGACCGGGCTGTTGATCTCGCGATCGACATTCTTGCGGATTGCGACGCCACGTACGGCCCGCGCACCATGCCGAACCGGATCGAGCACGCCTCCATGACCAGGCCGGAACAGCTCGGGCGGCTCGCCGCTGCGGGGATCGCAGTGACTCCTCAGTCCAGCTTCTTCCACGACGGCGGCGACGGCATGGCCGCGTCGCTCGGTCCGGAGCGACTGCCCTGGGCCTACCGCGCGTCGTCGTTCCTGTCCGCAGGCGTGACGCTGGCCGGAAGCTCCGACCGCCCCGTCGCGGACGGAAACGTTCTGCGCGGCATGCAAGCCTTCGTGGACCGGAAAACCTCCTCCGGCGCGGTGTTCGGCAACCCGTCAGAACGGCTCACTCCCTCCGAGGCACTAGCCGCCTACACTACGGGAGCGGCCGCCGCCACGGGAACGTCGGCCGTGAAGGGCTCCCTGGCTCCGGGCAAACTTGCCGACTTCACCGTCCTGTCAGGCTCGCCGCTTCGTGCCGACAGAATCGCGGAGCTGGACGTCCTGGCCACCGTCGTCGGCGGACGCTTCACCCACAACACTTTGACCGCACTTCAACACAGTTCATAGATTCAGCACATTTCTTGGATCCAACACAGTTCATAGGGGAACCAATGACGTCCACCACCAGCTTTACCGCCCAGGACACCGCATTTGTCCGGGACTTCCAGACCATGAGCGCGTTCGGGGCCACCGCGAACGGCGGCGTGGACCGGCAGGCCGCCAGCCATCCCGACGGCGAACAGCGCCACTGGCTCACCGGCTTGCTGGAAGCCCGCGGCCTCACCGTCCGCTTCGACCGCGTCGGCAACCAGTGGGGTCTCTATGAGGCCGTGCCCGGAGCTCCCTATGTTGTGGTTGGCTCGCACATGGATTCCCAGCCGACTGCGGGACGTTACGACGGCGCATACGGTGTCCTGGCCGCCGCGCACGCCGCATTCCGGCTGGTTGAGCGGTGGAACGCGCCCGGAGCTGAGGCACCGAAGTTCAACATCGCCGTCGTGAACTGGTTCAACGAGGAAGGCAGCCGCTTCAAGCCCTCCATGATGGGGTCTTCCGTTTACACCGGAAAGCTCCCGCTGGACACGGCGCTGGCCACCACCGATGCCGCCGGGATTTCCGTGCAGGACGCCCTGGACGACATCGCTTGCCGCGGTTCATTCGACGGACCCGAGCCGGCATACTGCGCGGAAATCCATATCGAACAGGGTCGAAGCATGGAACGGGAAGGCATCACGATCGGCCTGGTGTCGTCCAACTGGGCAGCCAACAAGTACGAATTCGTGGTCCACGGCGAGCAGGCACACACGGGCTCCACAATCATCGCGGACCGCAGGGACGCCCTGCTGGGAGCCTCGATGCTGGTGGTTGCCGCCCGGGAGATCGCCAACCGCTTCCCCGGAGTGCTGCACACCTCGGTGGGACAGCTGAACGTCTACCCGAATTCGCCCGTTGTGGTGCCATCCCGCGTCAACTTGCTGCTGGACCTGCGCAGTGCCGACGAAGCCGTGCTCGCCCAAGCCGATGCCCTGCTGCACGAGCGCATCGCGGAAATCGAGACGCTGGCCAATGTTTCCGTGGAACAGCACCATTCGCACTCGTGGCCGGTCACTCCTTACCAGCCCGAGGGCGTGGAACTCGCCGCAAAAGTTGCCGCCGACCTGAGGCTGTCCAACAAGAAAGTCATGACCCTGGCCGGGCACGACTCCACCAACATGAAGGACATCGTTCCCACCGTGATGCTCTTTGTTCCCAGCGTGGACGGCATTTCCCACAACGAGCACGAATACACCAAGGACGAGGACATCGTCGCCGGCCTGGCGATGCTCACCGAGGTGGTCAATCGGCTCTGCAACGGAGCGCTGGAGGTTTAGGGCCCACACCGGGCGCACCGAGTTCTCCCCTCCAGAGGTCCTCTGCGGTGACCATCCGCGAAAAGTGGGGGGAGCTCGTCCCGCACCGCTGGGAAGAGGGTTTCGCGCCGAGCGCCTGGACCTGACGACCGCGGAGAACTCGGAGTTCCTGGGCACACGGGTGGCGAAGCGCAGTGCTGTGCCGGAGTCTCTGTAATGGTGGAAAAGGGGTGTATGGGCTTCCCGCTTGACCTTGAACAGGGCCGGACTCAGGCGTTTTCTGTCAGCAGGGTCAGGCTGGGAGGTTCCGGGAAGGCTGCTGCGCGACCGCTAGCGTCTGGGCAATGGCCATGACGCGCTGTTCCACGCTGGCATTGGGCGGCGCTGCCACCTTGATCGCCCGGAACCCTGTTTCGGACAGGGGGCCGGCAGCCCGCAGGCACTCTTCTATCCGCCCAATGGTCAGTAGCGAGCCAGGCTCAAGGAGTCCATCTGAACGGATGGTCGGGTCGGAAGCCCCGGACCGGGCTGATTCTGGCGGGGCGGGCGGTACGTGGACATCAGCCCAGGCAGGACCATACCTTGTGTCAATGCTGGAGCACCCGGAAAGTACTACCCCGCCCAGAAGTCCACGTTCACGAAGGTAGGTTATGTGTTCGTGCCCGGCCTCTGGTCGCCGCTGCTCGATGACCGACCGCCCCCAGTTGATCACCATGCCGAAAGGATGACCTGTGGCGTCACCTGCCCGCTGGACAGCCTCTGCCTCCGCTTCAAGGGTAAGGAAGCCTTTGGCGGGGGCCTGGTCTGGTATTAGGGCGTCGCAGTGTTCCAGTACGAGGCGGGCGCCGGCCGTGTCCCGGCCAGCCAGTTCGGTCAGCGAGGCTTCAAGCGCCGCAGCCGACGCGGCATCTCTGGCGGCTACCGGGGCAGCATGCAGCTCGAGGGCGACGACGGCGGGCCTCCCCAACTGCCGGTTCAGGCGCTTCACCGACTCCAGCGCATCCTGGACAAAATCCAGTGCCGACCTCCGGCCGGAGGCGGACGTTGAAGCGAGGCCGAAGCTCTGGTCGGCCTGCACCCTGGCCATGGTCCCGGGGATCGTCGTCACAACGAAGCACGCATCTTCGGGGAGCTGTCGCAGGAACCAGGCTTCATCCTCTTTATGCAGCTTTCCCGAGAAGGGAATTTCCAGGCCGGCCACATCGTCCAAGGCAAACACGGAAGCCAGGAATTTTCCTTCAGCAACGGGATCCCATCCCGTGAGGCTTGGTGCGGCGGCATAAGCGCCAATGAAGTAGGGAGTTCTTTCCGGGCTTGTCAAAGGCACCATGGTCTCCATGGGTTTGTGGCCGTTAGCGGCTGACGGGCTCGCGTGTCTGCAGCATCGGCAGCTCGTGTCGGCGGGGGAGGCCTTCCCAGTCACCAGGAACGAGGCAAGCAAATGCGCCTGTTGTCGTGGCGGTAATGAGCCTGTCCTGTGGTTCCCGAGCTGCCACGAGTTCAGCCAGGTATCCGGCGACGAATGCGTCGCCGGCGCCAACTGTGTCCACGGTGTCGACGGCTACTGCCGCTTGGCGGAATATTGTGCCGTCGATGAGGGCCAGCGAGCCATCCGCGCCGAGCTTAATGACGGCCTGGCTTGGACCGAGCGCAGAGATGCGCCGGGCGAGCTCCTCCGGGTCGCCCGCGCCGACCGCGATCGCGGCTTCATCGTCGCCCGCGAACACGATGTCGGCGAGCGGGATGATGTCCCGGTAGACACTTCGTGCAGCTTCCGGTGACCACAGGTTTCCGCGGTAATTCAGGTCAAAGGAGACGGTCACGCCGTGGGCACGCGCTGCGTTCACCGCATACCTGAGGGTTGATTCCGCCTGCGTGGAAAGCGCGGGTGTGATACCGGTGACGTGCAGCAAGGCAGCTCCGGACACCAGTTGTTCGTTGATGTCCTCCGGCGTGATCCTGGATCCGGCGCTGCCGGACCGGTAGTAGCTGACGCGTTGGGTGGCGGGCGTCCGGCGTTCCTTGATCATTAGCCCGGTAGGGGCGAAAGGGTCGACGGCGGCCCGGACGTCAACGCCTTCGGCTCGGATCTCCCGCTCCACCAAGGCGCCCAATGAGTCAGCTCCCACGCGTCCGCACCAGACAGCCTGTACGCCGAGCCGTTGGAGCCCGATGGCGACGTTGGATTCCGAGCCGCCGATGCCCAGGCTCAGAGTGGATGCGTGGGCGAGTGGCCCCACCTGGTCAGTGCGCATCAGCGCCATGGTTTCGCCGAAGGTGAGAACGTATGGGGCGTCGTTCATCGGGCGGCTCCGAGCTCGGCTGCTGTCTGGTCCACCAGGTCGCGGACGCGCCGGGCCCGGGCTGTAAGTTCCTGGAGGTCGCCGCCTTTGAAGGCATCACCCAGCAGTGGGCCGCCCAGGCTGACCGCAAGTGCTCCTGCCCGGATCCAGGCGGGGACGTCGTCGATGTCCACGCCGCCGGAAGGGATGACCTGGATGTCTGGGAAGGGTCCGCGCAGCTGTGAGACATAGCCGGCACCCACGGTGGAGGCGGGGAACACCTTGACAGCTGTGGCGCCCAGTTTCCATCCGGCGTGGAGTTCGGTGGGGGTAAGGCCGCCCGGGTAGACGGCCACGCCGCGACGGACGCAGGCGGAAATAATGTCCGGAGTGGTGACGGGAGTCACGATGTAGGCGGCGCCGAGGTCCAGGGCGGTTTCTGCTTCGGCGGCCGTGGTGATGGTTCCGACGCCGACTTCCAAGGCGTCGCCGAACCTTTCTTGAAGGCGAGGAAGTTCGTCCCATACACCTGGCGTGCTCAAGGTCAGTTCGATGCTCCGTACCCCGCCCAGCTGGAGGGCTTCGATGATCGGGGCGTACTCGGAAGCATGGCTGGCACGGAGGACGGCCACAACCCGGGTTGCGCTAAGGATGGCTGATGGGGCCGGGCGGAGAAGAGTGCCCTGGTCATCGAGGCGCTGCATTGAATTTCCTTCTGGTCAGGTGTGCGATGGTGACGTTCCCGACGGCGGCGCGTGCCGCCGTCGGGTGTCAAGGGTTCTATTTGGCGTGCTGGGCTGCCGTCGCGTCGGCGCCCGCACCGGCCGCTGCCGTGATCATTTCGCTGTGGTGCCGGGCGTCTTCGGGGTCGGTGAGGTCGCGGTTGAGCGTTTCCGGCGTGAGCCGGGTCGCGATGAAGCTGACCACCATGGTCAGCGACATGTAGATGGCGACCGGGATCCAGGAGTTGCTGAAGAGCCCCAGCAGCCCGGCGCAGATCATTGGTGCGACACCGCCGCCGATGATCGAGGAGAATTCGCGACCCAGGGTGACGCCGGCGTAGCGGTAGCGGCTGCCGAAGATTTCGGGGAAGTAGCTCATGTGGACGCCGACGACGCCCTGGCAGGCCAGCATGAAGCCAACGATAATCACCAGGACAATGGCCACGGGGGACCCGGTGGTGAGGAGCATGAAGGCCGGTGCCGGAAAGAGGATCAGTGCCCCGGTGATGAGCGAGACGACGCGGCGGCGGCCGATCTTGTCCGACAGGATTCCGAAGGAGACGGCCGCGACCCCGCCGCACAGTGCACCAATGAGGAGGACCGGGGGGATGAACTTGGGGTCGGTTCCGACGACGGTGATCAGGTAGGAGGCCATGAACACCTGGATGGTGTAGGACTGGGTGCTGACGCCGAAGTTCATGAGGATGACCCGCAGGACGTTGGCCTTGCCGTTGTTGGCAACTTCCTTCAGCGGGGCCGGGGGGACGGTGCGGGCCTGCTTGATTTCTTCGAAGACGGGGGACTCGTCGAGCTTGCGCCGGATGACCAGCGCAGCAATCGTCACGAAGATGCTGGACAGGAACACCAGCCGCCAGCCCCAGGTCAGCATGTCGTTCGGGGCGAGGGATTGGGCCGCGATCCACACGAGAGCGCCGAGGGCGGTCCCGGCAGCGGCGCCGACCATGATGAGTGAGGCGATCTTCCCGCGGGTGCCAGGCGCGGCGGATTCGGTGAGCAGCGTGGCGCCGCCGGACTGCTCGGCGCCGGCGCCGAAGCCTTGGGCTGCGCGGCAGACGCAGAGCAGGACGGGG
This genomic interval from Arthrobacter sp. FW306-2-2C-D06B contains the following:
- a CDS encoding amidohydrolase, which translates into the protein MKLDLLLRNADIITMDPDRPSARTLGVWRGLVVGLDEDVDDLAAAEILDLGGATVTPGFIDAHCHTTWFGLGLAELDVSKARGLEELYALLEGAGPASGADAGAGVEAESWLMATGFSQQRHGGEFPDIRELDRITGDRPLFMRHNSGHMAVVNTAALRLAGAESPSYADPDGGVIVRDAAGRPTGLVQETAQALIQQLILPYSVSEIEAALERATRHYASEGITSFTEAGVGGGWIGHSPVELAAYQRAAANGKLHARAQVMPVLDVFHRLDGHGDDGSGPGAIGLDLGMTSGFGDEYLSLGPAKVFLDGSLLGETAAVSHEFCSHGQKDNSGNRGYFQAEPALLRERIEAAYAAGWSIAAHAIGDRAVDLAIDILADCDATYGPRTMPNRIEHASMTRPEQLGRLAAAGIAVTPQSSFFHDGGDGMAASLGPERLPWAYRASSFLSAGVTLAGSSDRPVADGNVLRGMQAFVDRKTSSGAVFGNPSERLTPSEALAAYTTGAAAATGTSAVKGSLAPGKLADFTVLSGSPLRADRIAELDVLATVVGGRFTHNTLTALQHSS
- a CDS encoding M20 family metallo-hydrolase, whose amino-acid sequence is MTSTTSFTAQDTAFVRDFQTMSAFGATANGGVDRQAASHPDGEQRHWLTGLLEARGLTVRFDRVGNQWGLYEAVPGAPYVVVGSHMDSQPTAGRYDGAYGVLAAAHAAFRLVERWNAPGAEAPKFNIAVVNWFNEEGSRFKPSMMGSSVYTGKLPLDTALATTDAAGISVQDALDDIACRGSFDGPEPAYCAEIHIEQGRSMEREGITIGLVSSNWAANKYEFVVHGEQAHTGSTIIADRRDALLGASMLVVAAREIANRFPGVLHTSVGQLNVYPNSPVVVPSRVNLLLDLRSADEAVLAQADALLHERIAEIETLANVSVEQHHSHSWPVTPYQPEGVELAAKVAADLRLSNKKVMTLAGHDSTNMKDIVPTVMLFVPSVDGISHNEHEYTKDEDIVAGLAMLTEVVNRLCNGALEV
- a CDS encoding DUF4862 family protein, which encodes MVPLTSPERTPYFIGAYAAAPSLTGWDPVAEGKFLASVFALDDVAGLEIPFSGKLHKEDEAWFLRQLPEDACFVVTTIPGTMARVQADQSFGLASTSASGRRSALDFVQDALESVKRLNRQLGRPAVVALELHAAPVAARDAASAAALEASLTELAGRDTAGARLVLEHCDALIPDQAPAKGFLTLEAEAEAVQRAGDATGHPFGMVINWGRSVIEQRRPEAGHEHITYLRERGLLGGVVLSGCSSIDTRYGPAWADVHVPPAPPESARSGASDPTIRSDGLLEPGSLLTIGRIEECLRAAGPLSETGFRAIKVAAPPNASVEQRVMAIAQTLAVAQQPSRNLPA
- a CDS encoding sugar kinase, which produces MNDAPYVLTFGETMALMRTDQVGPLAHASTLSLGIGGSESNVAIGLQRLGVQAVWCGRVGADSLGALVEREIRAEGVDVRAAVDPFAPTGLMIKERRTPATQRVSYYRSGSAGSRITPEDINEQLVSGAALLHVTGITPALSTQAESTLRYAVNAARAHGVTVSFDLNYRGNLWSPEAARSVYRDIIPLADIVFAGDDEAAIAVGAGDPEELARRISALGPSQAVIKLGADGSLALIDGTIFRQAAVAVDTVDTVGAGDAFVAGYLAELVAAREPQDRLITATTTGAFACLVPGDWEGLPRRHELPMLQTREPVSR
- a CDS encoding bifunctional 4-hydroxy-2-oxoglutarate aldolase/2-dehydro-3-deoxy-phosphogluconate aldolase yields the protein MQRLDDQGTLLRPAPSAILSATRVVAVLRASHASEYAPIIEALQLGGVRSIELTLSTPGVWDELPRLQERFGDALEVGVGTITTAAEAETALDLGAAYIVTPVTTPDIISACVRRGVAVYPGGLTPTELHAGWKLGATAVKVFPASTVGAGYVSQLRGPFPDIQVIPSGGVDIDDVPAWIRAGALAVSLGGPLLGDAFKGGDLQELTARARRVRDLVDQTAAELGAAR